A section of the Mangifera indica cultivar Alphonso chromosome 12, CATAS_Mindica_2.1, whole genome shotgun sequence genome encodes:
- the LOC123192751 gene encoding uncharacterized protein LOC123192751 — MITKEHGDIVIFHYRKIEKSQENRKIWRRGVEAIIVTPQSIQEAGKTIPTLVVTGFSSGIVDHSSNQLSLAPQTANSGNLNIQENVESAAGCFSDVVDHSSNQLPLPSQTANTSNLNIQENVESAAGCSSCIADHSSNQLPLPPQTASTSNLNIQENVESAAGCSPDIVDHSSNQLPLPPQTATTSNLNIQENVESADSQQDTDAEFPSSYNSNSFTEVDMLHRDSEIENQSIPQETNNDFLPNLAIPGSLTERMEYTKRSSEKNKKNPKRGIEILGEHPANRFGEVHMSYQQNPELQKGWNNGKRCKMTNTSNLRNIKASAASGGCVPFEVTEKDFPPKPGIPVMPCELLELFPEFSFPEDSGNYIGDYPSGSIFESLLLPDECLISVMPFEWPEIDNSELFPEFSFPEDLGNYIGDYPSGSIFEKSPSPG, encoded by the exons ATGATTACAAA GGAACATGGAGATATAGTTATCTTTCATTACCGAAAAATCGAG AAGAGTCAGGAAAACAGGAAAATTTGGAGACGTGGCGTAGAAGCCATCATAGTAACCCCTCAGTCTATCCAAGAAGCTGGAAAAACTATACCCACTTTGGTTGTGACGGGGTTTTCCTCTGGCATTGTTGATCATAGCAGTAACCAATTGTCTTTGGCTCCACAAACTGCAAATTCAGGCAACCTGAATATTCAGGAAAATGTTGAATCTGCAG CAGGTTGTTTCTCTGACGTTGTTGATCATAGCAGTAATCAATTACCTTTGCCTTCACAAACTGCAAATACAAGCAACCTGAACATTCAGGAAAATGTTGAATCTGCAG CAGGTTGTTCTTCTTGCATTGCTGATCATAGCAGTAACCAATTGCCTTTGCCTCCACAAACTGCAAGTACAAGTAACCTGAACATTCAGGAAAATGTTGAATCTGCAG CAGGTTGTTCCCCTGACATTGTTGATCATAGCAGTAACCAATTGCCTTTGCCTCCACAAACTGCAACTACAAGCAACCTGAACATTCAGGAAAATGTTGAATCTGCAG ATTCACAGCAGGATACAGATGCAGAATTCCCTAGCTCTTATAACTCTAATTCATTTACAG AAGTTGACATGCTACATCGTGATTCTGAGATTGAAAACCAGTCTATTCCCCAAGAGACTAATAATGATTTCCTCCCCAATCTTGCAATACCTGGTAGCTTGACTGAGCGGATGGAGTATACGAAACGGTCTTCAGAG aaaaataagaaaaatcctAAACGAGGGATTGAAATTCTGGGAGAGCATCCTGCCAACAGGTTTGGTGAAGTTCATATGAGTTATCAACAGAACCCAGAGTTGCAG AAAGGCTGGAATAATGGTAAACGCTGCAAGATGACAAATACAAGCAATCTGAGGAATATTAAAGCATCTGCTGCATCAG gaGGTTGCGTGCCTTTTGAAGTGACTGAGAAAGATTTTCCCCCAAAACCTGGTATACCTGTTATGCCATGTGAATTGCTGGAGCTGTTTCCAGAA TTTAGTTTCCCTGAGGATTCTGGTAATTATATTGGTGATTATCCTAGTGGTTCAATATTTGAAAGTCTCCTTCTCCCGGATGAGTGCTTGATATCTGTTATGCCATTTGAATGGCCGGAGATAGACAATTCGGAGTTGTTTCCAGAA TTTAGTTTCCCTGAGGATCTTGGTAATTATATTGGTGATTATCCTAGTggttcaatatttgaaaagtctCCCTCTCCTGGATGA